Proteins encoded within one genomic window of Salipaludibacillus agaradhaerens:
- a CDS encoding CdaR family protein: MDKWFNRNWFIKLSSLVIAIMLFLMVNMDGTPNQPGGIPGITDGSRVMEEVALTVYYDEENYVLTEAPETVQVTLRGPQNILTLAQVTQPQQEVYVDLTDKEQGVYYERVQHSGFPSDLTLSIVPMTVRVTIQEKQTVSFPVEVELINEGQMEEGYVVGTPEVTPSTVDITAAQGMIEQIVSAKAVIDLSSRDSSFEESVAVIFYDENGNDLELNADPPAVEVSVPVTSPNKEVPVRLGREGQLPDGMAIDTVRLNPENVTIYGPVEVINDITFVDLPNIDLSEISGDDTFELEVPLPDGVESVSPETVTVDIEVTEEEEREFSDFSIDVEGLEDNQSIEITSPDDGQFDLIVNGSSTLLGRLERSELQALLDVEGLEAGEHEANIEISGPQNLRFPQQGMTVTFIITETPRGSVSQANTNQEKNDEEDNNEEEEPEDDNNEEEESENVNNEHEEEDTS; encoded by the coding sequence ATGGATAAATGGTTTAATAGAAATTGGTTCATTAAACTGAGTTCACTAGTGATTGCCATCATGTTATTTCTCATGGTCAATATGGATGGCACTCCGAATCAGCCAGGGGGGATTCCCGGTATAACTGATGGCTCAAGAGTCATGGAAGAAGTGGCGTTAACAGTCTATTATGACGAGGAAAATTATGTACTTACTGAGGCGCCAGAAACGGTACAAGTGACACTGAGGGGACCGCAAAATATCTTGACTTTAGCCCAAGTCACTCAGCCACAGCAGGAAGTGTATGTAGACTTAACTGACAAAGAACAGGGTGTTTATTATGAACGCGTGCAGCATAGTGGGTTCCCTAGTGATCTCACGCTTTCTATCGTTCCTATGACCGTTAGGGTGACGATTCAAGAGAAACAGACGGTGTCCTTCCCCGTGGAGGTAGAGCTCATCAATGAAGGGCAAATGGAAGAAGGGTATGTGGTTGGAACCCCCGAAGTGACCCCTTCGACCGTTGATATTACAGCTGCTCAAGGGATGATTGAACAGATTGTATCAGCGAAAGCCGTCATAGATTTATCTAGCCGAGATTCCTCATTTGAGGAATCCGTGGCGGTCATTTTTTATGATGAGAATGGCAACGATTTAGAGTTAAATGCAGATCCACCAGCTGTTGAAGTTTCTGTGCCGGTCACAAGCCCGAATAAGGAAGTGCCAGTTAGGCTTGGGAGAGAGGGACAGCTTCCCGATGGTATGGCAATAGATACTGTCAGACTAAATCCCGAAAATGTGACGATTTATGGCCCAGTGGAGGTTATTAATGATATTACCTTTGTCGATCTACCTAACATTGATTTAAGCGAGATTTCTGGAGATGATACATTCGAATTAGAAGTCCCTTTGCCAGACGGCGTGGAAAGCGTTAGTCCAGAAACAGTTACCGTAGATATCGAAGTAACTGAAGAAGAGGAAAGAGAGTTTTCTGATTTTTCGATTGATGTTGAAGGGTTGGAAGATAATCAATCAATAGAGATAACCTCTCCTGACGATGGTCAATTCGATCTCATCGTTAATGGAAGTTCGACTCTTTTAGGAAGATTGGAACGTTCTGAATTACAAGCTCTTCTAGATGTAGAGGGATTAGAAGCCGGGGAGCATGAAGCAAATATTGAGATTAGTGGCCCGCAGAATCTTCGCTTTCCTCAGCAAGGCATGACAGTCACATTTATTATTACTGAAACACCTCGGGGAAGCGTCAGTCAGGCAAACACGAATCAAGAAAAAAATGATGAGGAAGACAATAATGAGGAAGAAGAGCCTGAAGACGACAATAATGAAGAAGAAGAATCAGAAAATGTGAACAATGAGCATGAGGAAGAGG
- the cdaA gene encoding diadenylate cyclase CdaA → MTNLMNLIEGISFFRALAIIADILLVAFVIYKLIMVIKGTRAVQLVKGITVILAVWFLSGYLGLNTLQWIMQQAVTYGLLAIIIIFQPELRRALEQLGRGRFFHSSSIADDDEIKQTIEHIIKASNYMGKRRIGALIALERETGMTDYVETGISMHAKLTSELLINVFIPNTPLHDGAVILKNNEIMAAGCYLPLSENPFISKELGTRHRAALGVSEVTDAITIAISEETGGISVTKNGELHRSLDEEALRNLLEKELLKPEGNGSSSRWQWGGKKNG, encoded by the coding sequence ATGACGAACCTGATGAATCTGATCGAAGGCATTTCATTTTTTAGAGCTTTGGCTATCATAGCGGATATCCTGCTCGTAGCCTTTGTTATATATAAATTAATTATGGTGATAAAAGGAACACGTGCCGTTCAGCTTGTTAAAGGGATCACAGTCATTTTGGCTGTGTGGTTTTTGAGTGGCTACCTCGGCTTAAATACATTGCAATGGATTATGCAGCAAGCTGTTACATACGGGTTGTTAGCTATTATTATTATTTTTCAGCCTGAATTAAGGCGGGCTTTAGAACAGCTTGGAAGAGGGCGCTTCTTTCATTCCAGCTCCATTGCCGATGATGATGAAATTAAACAAACGATTGAACATATTATTAAAGCGTCTAACTATATGGGGAAAAGGCGAATTGGGGCACTGATTGCGTTGGAGCGAGAAACAGGGATGACAGATTATGTGGAGACAGGTATCAGTATGCATGCTAAACTGACGTCCGAACTTCTTATTAACGTATTTATCCCAAATACACCGCTTCATGATGGTGCTGTTATTTTGAAAAATAATGAGATAATGGCCGCAGGATGCTATTTACCATTATCAGAAAATCCATTTATTTCGAAAGAGTTAGGGACACGGCACAGAGCAGCCTTAGGTGTCAGTGAAGTGACGGATGCTATCACGATTGCCATATCTGAGGAAACAGGTGGCATTTCCGTGACAAAAAATGGAGAGCTCCATCGAAGTTTAGATGAGGAAGCATTACGAAACTTATTAGAAAAAGAACTGTTAAAGCCAGAAGGTAACGGTTCATCTTCCCGTTGGCAATGGGGAGGGAAGAAAAATGGATAA
- a CDS encoding zf-HC2 domain-containing protein: MACSKENKVLIHQYLDEDMTLLEKKQFEQHIMTCKDCEQDLKELRKTIALVQSGSHFEAPANFTENVMKQLPKQSKTYKWKHWVRKHPFILAAATFFLLFVISLSATFSDDNKEIVVQGDGGFIVDQERGVVIIPEGENIEGDLIIRNGDIEIEGEVTGNITIINGEHLLASADQVTGEIKEINQAMEWLWYQTKSFFSEVVSFVEKETHNDSQNNLE, translated from the coding sequence ATGGCCTGTTCAAAGGAAAATAAAGTTCTTATCCATCAATATTTAGATGAAGACATGACATTGCTTGAAAAAAAGCAATTTGAACAACATATAATGACTTGTAAGGATTGTGAACAAGATCTTAAGGAATTACGTAAAACCATCGCCCTTGTCCAAAGTGGCTCCCATTTTGAAGCACCGGCTAATTTTACCGAAAATGTTATGAAGCAATTACCGAAACAATCCAAAACATATAAATGGAAGCACTGGGTGAGGAAACATCCATTTATCTTAGCGGCAGCAACATTTTTCCTTCTGTTCGTGATCAGCCTTTCAGCTACCTTTTCTGATGACAATAAAGAGATTGTCGTTCAAGGAGATGGCGGATTTATCGTTGATCAGGAGCGAGGCGTCGTCATTATCCCTGAAGGAGAAAATATTGAAGGGGATTTAATCATTCGTAACGGGGATATAGAAATTGAGGGTGAGGTTACAGGGAATATTACTATCATTAACGGAGAACATCTTTTAGCCTCAGCAGACCAAGTAACAGGAGAAATAAAGGAAATCAATCAAGCCATGGAGTGGCTATGGTACCAAACGAAATCCTTCTTTTCTGAAGTAGTTAGCTTTGTAGAGAAGGAGACACATAACGATAGCCAAAATAACTTAGAATAA
- the sigW gene encoding RNA polymerase sigma factor SigW yields MDIVVKKIIVEVKKGDQQAFGELMDLYKDKVYHIAYRMLGNVHEAQDVAQEAFLRAYTNIDSYDINRKFSTWLFRIATNLAIDRIRKKKPDFHLEDQVAGTEDLTYYSQISSEEELPEDQVVQLEMQEWVQQEIMALPPKYRSAIILKYLEDLSLKEISEILNLPVATVKTRIHRGREALRKRLKHS; encoded by the coding sequence ATGGATATTGTTGTTAAAAAAATTATTGTTGAAGTTAAAAAAGGGGATCAACAAGCTTTCGGAGAGTTAATGGATCTTTATAAAGATAAAGTGTACCATATTGCTTACCGGATGTTAGGAAACGTTCATGAAGCACAAGATGTAGCGCAGGAAGCGTTTCTTAGGGCATACACGAACATTGATTCCTACGATATTAATCGGAAATTTTCTACGTGGCTGTTCAGAATCGCTACGAATTTGGCCATTGACCGAATACGGAAGAAAAAACCGGACTTTCACCTGGAAGATCAAGTAGCAGGAACAGAGGATCTTACATATTATTCACAAATCTCATCAGAAGAAGAATTACCTGAAGATCAGGTTGTCCAATTAGAAATGCAGGAATGGGTACAGCAGGAAATCATGGCGTTACCACCTAAATATAGGTCAGCTATAATTCTAAAGTACCTAGAGGACCTCTCTTTAAAAGAGATTAGTGAGATATTAAATCTTCCAGTCGCAACGGTAAAAACGAGGATACATCGAGGGAGAGAAGCGTTGCGTAAGCGGCTTAAACATTCATAG
- a CDS encoding aspartyl-phosphate phosphatase Spo0E family protein, producing the protein MTVAVQNLSKHALLTEIEKTRSKMHYLTAKKHRTSEEVVEISTHLDKLLNQYQSMQLKNNSSLL; encoded by the coding sequence ATGACTGTGGCTGTTCAAAATCTTTCTAAACACGCTTTACTCACGGAAATCGAGAAAACCCGTTCAAAGATGCACTATCTTACAGCTAAAAAACATCGCACATCTGAAGAAGTTGTGGAAATAAGTACACATTTAGATAAACTCCTAAACCAATACCAATCGATGCAACTAAAAAATAACAGCTCGCTCTTATGA
- the pdaB gene encoding polysaccharide deacetylase family sporulation protein PdaB — protein MNFIWIWRAKSLKRFMIISIAAFFTAGILYVESPLLPVFSTGDKPVAIHRVEAERPDLALTFDISWGEEQLEPILAVLKEEKVEEATFFVSGAWAERHPDLLEKIDEAGYEIGSHGYRHEHYTLWEEEDVKKDIQRAHNAISELTEEQPKYLRPPNGSFDDRILEVAEDLNYDVIHWSIHTHDWENPGVDTIVANATTNVENGDIILFHASDSAKQTVEALPIVLEKLKKDGFSFVSISHLLSGASVDAKEID, from the coding sequence ATGAATTTCATTTGGATATGGCGCGCTAAATCATTAAAGCGATTTATGATTATAAGTATTGCAGCCTTTTTTACAGCAGGAATTTTATACGTTGAATCACCTCTTCTACCGGTATTTTCTACGGGGGATAAACCTGTAGCCATACATCGCGTAGAAGCTGAGCGACCAGATTTGGCACTGACGTTTGATATTAGCTGGGGAGAAGAACAATTAGAACCAATTTTAGCTGTCTTAAAAGAGGAAAAAGTTGAAGAGGCCACTTTTTTCGTCTCTGGCGCTTGGGCTGAGAGACATCCAGACCTTCTAGAAAAAATTGATGAAGCTGGTTACGAAATTGGCAGTCACGGTTACCGTCACGAGCACTATACATTATGGGAAGAAGAAGATGTCAAAAAAGATATTCAAAGAGCCCATAATGCCATATCAGAATTAACCGAAGAACAACCTAAGTATCTACGTCCACCAAACGGAAGCTTTGATGACAGGATTTTAGAAGTAGCCGAGGACCTTAATTATGATGTCATACATTGGAGCATTCATACACACGATTGGGAAAACCCTGGTGTGGATACAATCGTAGCCAATGCCACAACGAACGTAGAGAATGGAGATATTATTCTTTTCCATGCCTCAGATTCCGCTAAACAGACCGTAGAGGCACTCCCGATCGTTCTAGAAAAACTTAAGAAAGATGGTTTCTCATTCGTCTCTATCTCTCATTTATTATCAGGGGCTTCAGTGGATGCTAAAGAAATTGATTAG
- a CDS encoding KinB-signaling pathway activation protein has product MNSRKVVFLFNSTFIMGTSAGFIIGLLLDWQTHISDMANLSFGGVVMVAITAAIWTVIAQMGFFAYLTIHRFGLGIFKSVSLWNKVQIVLIVFALFDLMFFRHYFFAAEGESMRGYAVMPLMLLAYGLIVAYVKRKETERTAFVPTVFFIVVVTTIEWIPALRENDVTFMINAIVPLLVANTWQILVLHRLHRQPNGKQPSVEDIKNER; this is encoded by the coding sequence GTGAATTCAAGAAAAGTGGTATTTTTATTTAACTCAACCTTTATTATGGGGACTTCCGCAGGTTTTATAATTGGGTTATTACTTGATTGGCAAACCCATATAAGTGATATGGCTAACTTAAGTTTTGGCGGTGTCGTCATGGTGGCTATTACAGCGGCTATTTGGACCGTGATTGCACAGATGGGCTTTTTTGCTTATTTAACCATCCATCGGTTCGGCTTAGGTATTTTCAAATCGGTTAGCCTTTGGAATAAGGTACAAATTGTTCTCATTGTTTTTGCCTTATTTGATTTAATGTTTTTCAGACATTACTTTTTTGCGGCTGAAGGGGAGTCCATGCGTGGGTATGCGGTAATGCCATTAATGCTTCTTGCATACGGTCTCATTGTAGCCTATGTAAAGAGGAAAGAAACAGAGCGGACAGCATTTGTTCCGACGGTCTTTTTCATCGTCGTAGTGACGACGATCGAATGGATTCCAGCCCTAAGGGAAAATGACGTGACCTTCATGATAAATGCCATTGTACCATTGCTTGTGGCTAACACATGGCAAATCCTTGTACTCCACCGCTTACATCGTCAGCCAAATGGGAAGCAGCCGAGTGTGGAAGATATAAAAAATGAACGATAA
- the gerD gene encoding spore germination lipoprotein GerD: MRCYSAMIFFIILSSLFASACTVTDDQGQQADYEATKQMVVDVLQTEEGKKAVQEVVQDEEIQEQLIMEQDFIKETIQTTLASEEGQEYWQEVMKDPEFAKTFAESMQEENENLLKGLMKDPEYQSMMLDIMKDPEMEQNYVELMETKDYREQVRAIVMEAMESPLFVARLNELLQQMAKEELKSGEAPDNGGGEGEEGAQGDGGS, translated from the coding sequence ATGCGATGTTATTCTGCCATGATTTTCTTTATAATATTATCTTCTCTTTTCGCCTCGGCTTGCACGGTAACAGACGATCAAGGGCAACAAGCGGATTATGAAGCGACGAAGCAAATGGTCGTGGATGTGTTGCAAACAGAAGAAGGAAAAAAAGCGGTTCAAGAAGTGGTACAAGATGAAGAAATACAGGAACAGCTTATCATGGAGCAGGACTTTATAAAAGAAACGATTCAAACGACTTTGGCATCTGAAGAAGGACAGGAGTATTGGCAAGAGGTGATGAAGGACCCTGAGTTTGCGAAAACATTCGCAGAAAGTATGCAGGAGGAGAATGAGAACTTATTAAAGGGATTGATGAAAGACCCTGAGTATCAGTCCATGATGCTTGACATCATGAAAGATCCTGAGATGGAACAAAATTATGTGGAACTAATGGAAACGAAGGATTATCGTGAACAAGTGAGAGCTATTGTCATGGAAGCGATGGAAAGTCCGTTATTTGTTGCTCGTCTCAATGAGTTGTTACAACAGATGGCGAAAGAAGAACTCAAAAGTGGGGAAGCACCTGATAATGGTGGCGGTGAAGGAGAAGAAGGCGCTCAAGGTGATGGTGGTTCGTAA
- a CDS encoding Mrp/NBP35 family ATP-binding protein, producing MLTEEQVLKALEPVKDPHLNKGLLEIGAVKEIKIKKELVSLKLAVAQPGTAEQMQLQQEVVNAVKTAGAESVGLRFEQLSDEELAKHGAETEESNSTSLLDSKHTTFIAVTSGKGGVGKSTVSVNLATSLARKGKKVGIIDADIYGFSIPDMMGIEERPKVVGQRIYPVERFGVQVISMGFFVEDNSPIIWRGPMLGKMLNNFFNEVEWEQDLDYLILDLPPGTGDVALDIHSMLPHSKEVIVTTPHATAAFVAARAGAMAIKTEHDILGVVENMAYFESKLTGEKEYVFGKGGGPKLAEELQTEVLAHIPLGQPDIDENDFAPSVYDESHPIGKIYMKMADNVIKKIES from the coding sequence ATGTTAACAGAAGAGCAAGTGCTTAAAGCGTTAGAGCCTGTGAAAGACCCACATTTGAATAAAGGTTTGCTTGAAATCGGAGCTGTGAAAGAAATTAAAATTAAAAAGGAGCTTGTGAGCCTCAAGTTGGCGGTGGCGCAGCCAGGAACCGCTGAACAGATGCAGCTACAGCAAGAAGTGGTGAACGCCGTGAAAACTGCCGGGGCCGAGTCTGTCGGTTTGCGATTCGAGCAACTGTCTGACGAGGAGCTTGCCAAACATGGCGCTGAAACGGAAGAGAGTAACAGCACCTCATTGTTAGATAGCAAGCATACGACATTCATTGCTGTGACGAGCGGAAAAGGCGGTGTGGGAAAATCCACAGTGTCAGTTAACTTAGCCACATCGTTAGCGCGGAAAGGCAAGAAGGTCGGGATTATTGACGCCGATATATACGGGTTTAGTATTCCAGATATGATGGGCATTGAAGAACGACCGAAAGTAGTGGGACAGCGTATTTACCCAGTTGAACGTTTCGGTGTGCAAGTCATTTCTATGGGCTTCTTCGTGGAAGATAACTCTCCAATCATTTGGCGCGGGCCTATGCTCGGAAAAATGCTTAATAACTTCTTTAATGAAGTGGAATGGGAGCAAGACCTTGACTATCTCATTCTTGATTTACCGCCAGGAACAGGGGATGTAGCACTTGATATTCATTCCATGCTCCCTCATTCAAAGGAAGTCATTGTCACGACACCCCATGCAACCGCTGCATTTGTAGCTGCTCGTGCTGGTGCGATGGCGATTAAAACGGAGCATGATATTCTAGGTGTTGTAGAAAACATGGCTTATTTTGAAAGCAAGCTTACAGGGGAGAAGGAATACGTCTTTGGTAAAGGAGGCGGACCGAAACTTGCCGAAGAACTACAAACGGAAGTTTTAGCTCATATTCCGTTAGGTCAGCCTGACATCGATGAAAATGATTTCGCCCCATCTGTATACGATGAATCTCATCCTATAGGAAAGATTTACATGAAAATGGCGGATAACGTCATTAAAAAGATTGAATCCTGA
- the cwlD gene encoding N-acetylmuramoyl-L-alanine amidase CwlD, producing MKKWWGILTLTLVIATVLAITPLLITTEDSSGYGLPLSGQYIILDPGHGGIDGGASAKSGLLEKDVSLAISLYLRDYLQEAGALVLMTREEDKDLASPDTKRVRSRKVEDLKERVRLINQSDADLFISLHLNAIGESRWSGAQTFYNRAIEGNEALAKHVQLELIRNLENTTRLPKPIHNVYLIQQAAIPGALVEVGFLSNPEEAELLSTDAYQKKVAASIYHGILRYANNEPFPEP from the coding sequence ATGAAAAAATGGTGGGGAATACTGACGTTAACGCTTGTCATTGCCACTGTACTGGCAATAACACCTTTATTAATAACGACGGAAGATTCATCAGGTTATGGATTGCCCCTCTCCGGGCAATACATTATTTTAGATCCTGGGCATGGCGGAATTGATGGCGGAGCGAGTGCTAAATCCGGCCTTTTAGAAAAAGATGTGAGTTTAGCTATTAGTTTATATTTGCGTGATTATTTGCAGGAAGCCGGCGCCCTCGTCCTCATGACACGTGAAGAAGATAAAGACTTGGCTTCACCTGATACCAAACGTGTTCGCTCTCGTAAGGTGGAGGATTTGAAAGAGCGAGTTCGCCTTATAAACCAATCAGATGCTGATTTATTCATTAGCCTACATTTAAATGCCATTGGGGAGTCACGTTGGTCGGGCGCTCAAACGTTTTATAACCGTGCTATTGAAGGGAACGAAGCGTTAGCTAAACATGTTCAACTTGAGCTGATTCGTAATTTAGAAAATACGACCCGCTTACCGAAGCCCATTCACAATGTGTATCTCATTCAACAAGCAGCCATTCCAGGTGCTCTCGTGGAAGTAGGATTTTTATCTAATCCAGAAGAAGCAGAACTTCTTAGTACTGATGCGTATCAAAAAAAGGTGGCCGCTTCTATTTATCATGGGATTTTACGATATGCCAATAATGAGCCCTTTCCCGAACCTTAA
- a CDS encoding DUF2521 family protein, with product MGMNVIFTLGEKRKEKQWKYQRSMLRTLSINDMKKDVQRRFFAHEMEETVSQLYLQDFCLDVGIDAFLLGAEFARFGYYGEPEFTVMRRCAGEINMQIDQTVAQFVAWLKLDDAQTAVYKEVATGFIYEWWRQGFDEGRKRHQLKLH from the coding sequence ATGGGGATGAATGTGATTTTTACGTTAGGAGAAAAGCGGAAGGAAAAGCAATGGAAATATCAACGAAGCATGCTCCGGACGTTATCGATAAATGACATGAAAAAAGATGTCCAACGTCGGTTTTTCGCACATGAGATGGAGGAAACTGTTTCGCAATTGTACCTCCAGGATTTTTGCTTGGATGTGGGTATTGATGCTTTCCTCTTGGGAGCTGAGTTTGCCCGTTTTGGTTACTACGGGGAACCTGAATTTACGGTCATGCGTCGTTGTGCGGGGGAGATAAACATGCAAATTGACCAAACAGTTGCTCAGTTTGTAGCATGGCTTAAATTAGATGATGCACAAACCGCGGTATATAAAGAAGTGGCCACTGGTTTTATATATGAGTGGTGGCGCCAAGGCTTTGATGAAGGACGGAAACGACATCAATTGAAGCTACATTAA
- a CDS encoding glycerophosphodiester phosphodiesterase yields the protein MTQQTLIFAHRGASGTYPENTMDAYKAAAEAGADGLEVDVQLSKDGVPVLIHDETVNRTTNGEGWVKDLTYEELQTMDAGSWFHDDFSHATIPSLEELLIWLRGQSLQLNIELKTGIVDYPGIEKAVIELIKHYDLIDRVILSSFNHYSLVTVRQLHPTIETAILFMEGLYEPWNYAKTVGAQSLHCSLPVAVPKLLMAAAEADTPVRPFTVNEPSHMKALFQAKCAAIMTDWPEQALQVRQEITKTS from the coding sequence ATGACACAACAGACATTAATTTTCGCTCATCGTGGGGCATCTGGTACTTACCCGGAGAATACGATGGACGCTTATAAAGCTGCCGCTGAAGCGGGAGCTGATGGATTGGAAGTGGATGTACAATTGTCGAAAGACGGTGTCCCTGTCCTGATCCATGATGAAACCGTTAATCGGACGACAAATGGAGAAGGCTGGGTGAAAGATCTGACTTATGAAGAATTACAGACAATGGATGCTGGCAGCTGGTTTCATGACGATTTTTCCCATGCGACCATACCATCATTAGAAGAGTTACTCATCTGGTTAAGGGGACAGTCGTTACAATTAAATATTGAATTAAAAACGGGAATCGTTGACTATCCTGGGATAGAGAAGGCCGTCATTGAACTTATAAAGCATTACGATCTGATAGACCGTGTTATTTTGTCATCGTTTAATCATTATAGCCTCGTAACTGTTAGACAACTGCACCCAACTATCGAAACGGCCATTTTGTTTATGGAAGGCCTATATGAGCCATGGAATTATGCTAAAACAGTAGGTGCTCAATCACTACACTGCTCGTTACCGGTGGCAGTCCCTAAACTACTCATGGCAGCCGCAGAAGCTGACACACCTGTCAGACCTTTTACAGTCAATGAGCCCTCACATATGAAAGCTCTTTTTCAAGCTAAGTGTGCTGCTATTATGACTGATTGGCCTGAACAAGCCCTGCAAGTACGACAGGAAATAACGAAAACATCATGA
- a CDS encoding MFS transporter, translated as MGTNRISYGKIAVIGCGFFALTLIWTFYNAYMPLILGDFIESRAIRGGIMGLDNVLAVLLIPIIGAWSDRVKTPLGNRLPFLIVGMPLAALFFMLIPYSAKSTLWLLLVVDILFLLAMTIYRAPVIALMPDHTPPQKRSSANGIINVMGGIGAIIALFGLSQLYRLNSAYPFLVAGGLLLLSFMLLYLIVDRKPPYAETSSDDMAGMKKDGSYIHGLKTLFVPSFRGELFILLAIFFYFIGYAGVEAQFTVYAVEYLGMAESTAGVTLGFFSLSFVLFAIPAGLIGNKWGKTPAMLIGLVGLPLIFICIPLIPFITSIWPMADTVLLQILLLTGGLFWAFINVQAYPLVADLGGTKKIGYFTGLYYLFSMASSIVAPGFLGLLMDIFSHPALFYGAAVSFIIAFGFLKAGSYLTRSGSRYVSSQAK; from the coding sequence ATGGGGACAAATCGTATATCCTATGGCAAGATCGCTGTCATCGGATGTGGCTTTTTTGCTTTAACCCTTATTTGGACGTTTTACAATGCCTATATGCCTCTTATTCTCGGTGACTTTATTGAAAGCCGGGCAATTCGAGGTGGGATCATGGGGCTTGATAACGTTCTTGCCGTCTTGCTGATCCCAATCATTGGAGCGTGGTCTGATCGTGTCAAAACACCGCTTGGCAATAGACTTCCGTTCCTCATCGTTGGGATGCCATTAGCCGCCTTGTTTTTTATGCTTATTCCTTACAGCGCCAAGTCAACGTTATGGCTTTTGTTGGTGGTGGATATTCTCTTTCTACTGGCTATGACCATTTATCGAGCACCGGTGATTGCGCTCATGCCTGACCATACACCCCCACAAAAACGCTCCTCCGCCAACGGTATCATTAACGTTATGGGCGGTATAGGTGCGATTATCGCTTTATTCGGATTATCACAACTTTATCGGCTGAATAGCGCTTATCCTTTCCTTGTAGCAGGTGGGTTATTACTTCTCTCATTCATGCTGCTGTATCTGATTGTGGATCGTAAACCACCTTATGCAGAAACGTCTTCTGATGATATGGCAGGGATGAAAAAAGACGGTTCCTATATCCACGGACTTAAAACACTTTTCGTTCCTTCCTTTAGAGGTGAGCTGTTTATTCTACTTGCTATCTTTTTTTATTTCATCGGGTACGCTGGCGTGGAAGCGCAATTCACCGTTTATGCAGTGGAATATTTAGGTATGGCGGAAAGTACGGCTGGGGTAACACTTGGCTTTTTCAGCTTGTCATTTGTGTTATTCGCTATTCCTGCCGGTTTAATTGGAAACAAATGGGGCAAGACACCTGCCATGCTTATTGGGCTAGTCGGTTTACCGCTTATCTTTATATGTATTCCTCTTATTCCATTTATCACTAGCATATGGCCAATGGCGGATACCGTTCTTTTACAAATTCTCCTGCTTACCGGCGGGTTGTTCTGGGCCTTTATCAATGTTCAAGCTTATCCTCTCGTAGCTGACTTAGGTGGGACGAAAAAAATCGGCTATTTTACAGGACTCTATTATCTATTTTCCATGGCTTCTTCCATCGTGGCTCCCGGTTTTTTAGGACTTCTCATGGATATCTTTTCACACCCGGCTCTGTTCTATGGTGCCGCTGTCAGCTTTATTATCGCGTTTGGCTTCCTTAAAGCAGGCAGTTACCTTACTCGTTCAGGCTCCAGATACGTCTCCTCCCAAGCAAAATAA